In Acidimicrobiales bacterium, the genomic stretch CTCGATGATCGATGCCGGCATTCCACCTCCCCAAAGGGCGCGCAACGAGAAAGCTCGTTTCCGAAGGGAAGGCCATTGCACGGCATTGGCACGCCAGGCCTCGAGGCGTCACTACCGGCTTCTATCTTGCCAGAAGGGTGTGACGGCAACGTCGCTCATTACGTCGACGAGGACGACCTGACAGCGGCTCACCTCAACCAAGGTTGGCGCGGACTTCGCAGCGAGTGCGGCAAGGCGTGGATCGATCCAGACTTCCCGTTTAGTCGTCAGCATGCAGTAATCGCTGCAACTGGCTTCTGAGCATTTCTTCTCGCTCCTTCGTGGCTGCGATGTCGACAACCTTCCTCCGGCTGGCGGGCCCTCGGACCAAGGTGACATCGCGAGATGACACGCCGAACGACTCAGCGAGAGCGCTCAGGGCGGCCGCGGTCGCTTTTCCTCGGTCCGCAGGCTCAACTACGCGGACGACAAGCGCTCCGTCGTGGCTCCCACCGACGCCACCCCGGGAGGCGTTTGGCCGAACGAGGATCTCCACACGCACCGGACCTCAGTCTGTCCCCCAACGTGAGGCTGCAACGACTCGACCGACATCAACGGGCCCCGGCCTGGCGGTCACGGACCTTTGCGTCGAGCAATGGCGGGCGCTTGCGGCTCCCTCACTGCGATCCGGTAATGGCGGCCTCGAGCCGGTCAACCTCGGCGGCAACCCCCTCAGCCAAACGGCCCCCGAGGCGCGCCCCGTAAACATCCGATAGGGACCGGTAGTACCAGAGCTGCTGTTCCGGGGTGCTGTTGAACCGTTCCCACAGGGCCGGCCCGTGCGCCTCGAGATCATCGATCGTCGTGACGAGGTTGTGGAGTTTGTCGGCGGCCGAGACCAGCACGGCGGACCGCGGAACCTCCGCGCTCGACAGGTGTTCGATGTAGGCCTTCTTGCGTTCGATCCAGGGTGGCTTCGGGGTCTCGAACGTGTCGCTGCATGCCGCCACGATCGCCTGCACCCGCTCGCCGAACATCCTGCCGATCATCTCGAGTGTTGCCTCTCCACCCTGATCCTCCGGCCCGTCGTGCAACAGAGCTGCGATCGCCTCATCCTCGTCGCCTCCATGTTCCGGGACGATCGAACAGACGGCGAGCAGGTGCGAGATGTATGGGATGTTGCCGCCCTTGCGCACCTGGTGGCGATGCAGCGACGCGGCCAGGACCAACGCCTCACTGAACCGGGCCGTCAGCGCCATCGCTACCAGCTTCCTCAGGCCAGAGGCCACGTGACAGCCACGCCCATGGCCAACGACACGCCCGCCGGCACAGCTCGTCCCGGTCAAGTGAGAAGCGAGAAGGTCACAACTTGAGCGAAGCCCCAGCGTCAATCGGGCCTTCGTACGGGATCCAGGGGCTCAACAGATCGGCGGACCATTCGGGCCAGCGCTATCACGCCCAAGATCAGAGCGGCCAGGGTCACGAAGAAAAGCGCGGCGCGGGGCTCGTAGGCGTTCCGGCATGCCTGTCCGACCGCGGAGTTGGAAGCGCCGAATACGAAGTACTGCAGGCCGCATCTGGCGTTTAGCGAGCTGACGTGATCGGCCGTGGTCAAGGTCACCGGCTGCAGGGCCGCGATGGCCGTGACCAACAAGGCCACGTCGAGGACGGCCAGCGCCGCCCGGCCTGGTGTGGCAGCTACGGCCGACCAGAGGGTGGGTTCTCCGGGCGCCTCGCGGACGATGGTCCAGACGAGCAACCCGGAGGCAACCACGACTATGAGGCCGATGATGATCAGCTGCGGGATCCGGCTTGCGTAGGCGTAATGGCATGCGGCGTCCACCGCCCGGTTGGAAGCTCCGCCAACGTAGAAGGAGATGCCGCAGTTGGCCCGCAGGGGGCCGACGGCGTCGACTGTCGTGACTGGGATGCTGCGAAGCGAGAGGAAGAAGGC encodes the following:
- a CDS encoding HD domain-containing protein, with amino-acid sequence MALTARFSEALVLAASLHRHQVRKGGNIPYISHLLAVCSIVPEHGGDEDEAIAALLHDGPEDQGGEATLEMIGRMFGERVQAIVAACSDTFETPKPPWIERKKAYIEHLSSAEVPRSAVLVSAADKLHNLVTTIDDLEAHGPALWERFNSTPEQQLWYYRSLSDVYGARLGGRLAEGVAAEVDRLEAAITGSQ